A region from the Metopolophium dirhodum isolate CAU chromosome 9, ASM1992520v1, whole genome shotgun sequence genome encodes:
- the LOC132951747 gene encoding actin-binding LIM protein 3 isoform X1 — protein sequence MTKGGLSPVLVEHGGNKMDGNVVAATPTSKKRGFFSGSFRRRRTSDIKINDTIIINENVVFNGNNKNGVSATDGGKAIENGKSAAVSEQQHAVNDKKPPLQKKDSVVDVKKTAPVAVHQQKAVEIKQQQVDKKKTAVDDKKTATEDKKKAVTKRGKTYCSGCKKKCSGEVLKIKGDKYFHKDCFKCKICSHSLVQGLFFSEEGSWYCPDDYQKLFGKKCTVCNDYIKDELVIVLERTYHQQCFTCSHCRQPCPKGDLVTYVGNSILCSKCKEIPVKRPASAQSKQNSTNETDCAECGDDLRNGQALYALDRQWHIYCFKCHECSAVLHGEYMGRDGVPYCEKDYQKLFGVKCTYCSRFISGKVLQAGDNHHFHPTCARCAKCGDPFGDGEEMYLQGGAIWHPRCGPSPTENGTIINGGSSAMLNGHCNDPEEYDRISCSAASETQFSLRSRSRASSFNGSCYNGSCNSMSRKHYYRDIPGSPGLLLREYKPSNVPISRIYTYSYLTEEPTQGYLKRPIDPYDKQPTSPHFHRPTSCGSVRGSSKCSTLRSAGSRSGMKALVDSIRSETPRPKSPHSMNNEEPIELAHYPAAKPPAPGEKPKIERDDFPAPPCPYTDPEKRKTWFESYKGISDDEDEVDQKMNADKTIDHKLKKEEVELSKLGSGIGKVFLQEVREREKHQKWKVSHIDPRNASRCPSAAREPTYRLRYQSPINASPSRNLDHQRPWEEEGYLDSSYRSSVGQSTGAIPSYNTYYHGQHGSAIITRGARQSCTLPAGFHGGPGNYVRDGFSINGLDNKTLSTDFNCARSDVSAGSISEVDQGNTCSEIPASSTFTGSLRYVTNIHRSLPNMSSSHHNSEPPKIYPYHLLLITNYRLPSDVDRCNLDRHLSPTEFEAVFQMSPAEFYQLPKWRRNELKRRARLF from the exons ATGACGAAAGGCGGTTTGTCGCCGGTGCTCGTCGAACACGGTGGCAACAAAATGGACGGAAACGTCGTAGCCGCAACGCCGACGTCCAAAAAACGCGGTTTCTTCAGCGGTTCATTTCGGCGTCGCCGGACATCCGACATAAAAATCAACGACACGATAATTATTAACGAAAACGTGGTGTTCAACGGTAACAACAAAAACGGCGTCAGTGCCACAGATGGAGGAAAGGCCATTGAGAACGGTAAAAGCGCCGCCGTTTCCGAACAGCAACACGCCGTAAACGATAAAAAGCCACCATTGCAAAAAAAAGATTCCGTAGTAGACGTAAAAAAAACAGCTCCGGTGGCAGTCCACCAACAGAAGGCCGTGGAAATCAAACAGCAACAAGTCGACAAGAAGAAAACTGCGGTGGATGACAAGAAAACTGCGACAGAAGACAAGAAAAAAGCAGTGACAAAAAGAg GTAAAACTTACTGCAGCGGTTGTAAGAAAAAATGTTCTGGTGAAGTACTCAAAATAAAAGGTGATAAATACTTCCACAAGGACTGCTTCAAATGCAAAA tttGTAGCCATTCATTAGTGCAAGGGTTGTTTTTTTCTGAAGAAGGTAGCTGGTATTGTCCTGAtgattatcaaaaattatttggtaaaaaatgtactgtctgcaatgattatataaaagatGAATTGGTTATTGTATTGGAACGAACGTATCATCAACAATGTTTCACATGTTCTCATTGCAG ACAACCTTGTCCAAAAGGAGATCTAGTCACATATGTCGGAAATTCTATTCTTTGCTCCAAGTGCAAGGAAATTCCTGTGAAACGACCAGCATCTGCACAATCTAAACAAAATAGCACTAATGAAACGG ATTGTGCTGAATGTGGTGATGACTTAAGGAACGGCCAAGCACTTTATGCTTTGGATAGACAGTGGCATATTTATTGCTTTAAGTGTCATGAATGTTCTGCCGTGCTTCATGGCGAATATATGGGAcg GGATGGTGTTCCTTATTGTGAAAAAGATTATCAGAAGCTCTTTGGGGTCAAATGTACATACTGCAGTAGATTTATATCTGGAAAAGTCTTAcaa GCTGGTGATAATCATCACTTTCATCCAACATGTGCAAGATGTGCCAAGTGTGGTGATCCATTTGGGGATGGTGAAGAAATGTATTTACAAG gcgGAGCAATTTGGCATCCACGTTGTGGGCCCAGTCCGACTGAAAATGGCACTATAATAAATGGAG GATCAAGTGCCATGCTCAACGGACATTGCAATGACCCTGAAGAGTATGATCGAATCAGTTGTTCAGCTGCTAGTGAAAcacag TTTTCATTACGATCTCGATCTCGTGCTTCAAGCTTTAATGGTTCATGTTATAATGGTTCATGTAATAGCATGAGTAGAAAG CACTACTATCGTGATATACCTGGAAGTCCAGGGCTATTGCTTCGAGAATATAAACCGTCCAATGTGCCTATAAGTCGTATCTACACTTATAGCTACTTGACTGAAGAGCCAACTCAAGGATATTTGAAACGCCCAATCGACCCATACGATAAGCAGCCAACATCGCCACATTTCCACAGACCAACAT CTTGTGGTAGTGTACGTGGAAGTAGTAAGTGTTCAACTTTACGTTCAGCTGGCAGTCGTTCTGGTATGAAAGCTTTGGTAGACAGTATTAGATCAGAGACTCCTAGACCAAAATCACCTCATAGTATGAACAATGAAGAACCTATAGAATTGGCTCACTACCCTGCTGCTAAACCTCCAGCACCTGgtgaaaaaccaaaaattgaaAGGGATGATTTTCCTGCTCCTCCTTGTCCATATACTGATCCag aaAAACGTAAAACATGGTTTGAAAGCTATAAAGGTATATCCGATGATGAAGATGAAGTTGATCAAAAAATGAATGCTGATAAAACAATAGATCATAAActaaag AAAGAAGAGGTAGAACTAAGTAAATTAGGATCAGGAATTGGAAAAGTATTTTTGCAAGAAGTTCGTGAACgcgaaaaacatcaaaaatggAAAGTTTCACATATTGATCCTCGTAATGCTTCAAGATGTCCTTCTGCTGCACGGGAACCAACTTATCGTCTAAGATATCAGTCACCAATAAATGCTT CACCATCTCGTAATTTGGACCATCAAAGACCATGGGAAGAAGAAGGTTATTTAGACTCAAGTTACAGATCATCAGTAGGACAATCTACTGGTGCTATTCCCAGTTATAACA CATACTATCATGGTCAGCATGGGTCGGCTATAATCACGAGGGGCGCTCGCCAGTCGTGCACTCTTCCGGCCGGCTTCCACGGTGGCCCTGGAAATTATGTCAGG gatGGGTTTTCCATAAACGGCTTAGacaataaaacacttagcacaGATTTTAACTGCGCTAGGTCTGACG TTTCTGCCGGATCTATATCTGAAGTGGATCAAGGCAACACG TGTTCTGAAATACCAGCATCATCTACATTCACTGGATCATTGCGCTATGTCACTAATATTCATCGTTCACTACCCAACATGTCTTCGTCGCATCACAATTCTGAACCTCCAAAAATTTATCCTTATCACTT
- the LOC132951747 gene encoding actin-binding LIM protein 3 isoform X2 has protein sequence MTKGGLSPVLVEHGGNKMDGNVVAATPTSKKRGFFSGSFRRRRTSDIKINDTIIINENVVFNGNNKNGVSATDGGKAIENGKSAAVSEQQHAVNDKKPPLQKKDSVVDVKKTAPVAVHQQKAVEIKQQQVDKKKTAVDDKKTATEDKKKAVTKRGKTYCSGCKKKCSGEVLKIKGDKYFHKDCFKCKICSHSLVQGLFFSEEGSWYCPDDYQKLFGKKCTVCNDYIKDELVIVLERTYHQQCFTCSHCRQPCPKGDLVTYVGNSILCSKCKEIPVKRPASAQSKQNSTNETDCAECGDDLRNGQALYALDRQWHIYCFKCHECSAVLHGEYMGRDGVPYCEKDYQKLFGVKCTYCSRFISGKVLQAGDNHHFHPTCARCAKCGDPFGDGEEMYLQGGAIWHPRCGPSPTENGTIINGGSSAMLNGHCNDPEEYDRISCSAASETQFSLRSRSRASSFNGSCYNGSCNSMSRKHYYRDIPGSPGLLLREYKPSNVPISRIYTYSYLTEEPTQGYLKRPIDPYDKQPTSPHFHRPTSCGSVRGSSKCSTLRSAGSRSGMKALVDSIRSETPRPKSPHSMNNEEPIELAHYPAAKPPAPGEKPKIERDDFPAPPCPYTDPEKRKTWFESYKGISDDEDEVDQKMNADKTIDHKLKKEEVELSKLGSGIGKVFLQEVREREKHQKWKVSHIDPRNASRCPSAAREPTYRLRYQSPINASPSRNLDHQRPWEEEGYLDSSYRSSVGQSTGAIPSYNIVSALRHVPKPGYGLAPSRRSNTFSSAYCVKNPSDGFSINGLDNKTLSTDFNCARSDVSAGSISEVDQGNTCSEIPASSTFTGSLRYVTNIHRSLPNMSSSHHNSEPPKIYPYHLLLITNYRLPSDVDRCNLDRHLSPTEFEAVFQMSPAEFYQLPKWRRNELKRRARLF, from the exons ATGACGAAAGGCGGTTTGTCGCCGGTGCTCGTCGAACACGGTGGCAACAAAATGGACGGAAACGTCGTAGCCGCAACGCCGACGTCCAAAAAACGCGGTTTCTTCAGCGGTTCATTTCGGCGTCGCCGGACATCCGACATAAAAATCAACGACACGATAATTATTAACGAAAACGTGGTGTTCAACGGTAACAACAAAAACGGCGTCAGTGCCACAGATGGAGGAAAGGCCATTGAGAACGGTAAAAGCGCCGCCGTTTCCGAACAGCAACACGCCGTAAACGATAAAAAGCCACCATTGCAAAAAAAAGATTCCGTAGTAGACGTAAAAAAAACAGCTCCGGTGGCAGTCCACCAACAGAAGGCCGTGGAAATCAAACAGCAACAAGTCGACAAGAAGAAAACTGCGGTGGATGACAAGAAAACTGCGACAGAAGACAAGAAAAAAGCAGTGACAAAAAGAg GTAAAACTTACTGCAGCGGTTGTAAGAAAAAATGTTCTGGTGAAGTACTCAAAATAAAAGGTGATAAATACTTCCACAAGGACTGCTTCAAATGCAAAA tttGTAGCCATTCATTAGTGCAAGGGTTGTTTTTTTCTGAAGAAGGTAGCTGGTATTGTCCTGAtgattatcaaaaattatttggtaaaaaatgtactgtctgcaatgattatataaaagatGAATTGGTTATTGTATTGGAACGAACGTATCATCAACAATGTTTCACATGTTCTCATTGCAG ACAACCTTGTCCAAAAGGAGATCTAGTCACATATGTCGGAAATTCTATTCTTTGCTCCAAGTGCAAGGAAATTCCTGTGAAACGACCAGCATCTGCACAATCTAAACAAAATAGCACTAATGAAACGG ATTGTGCTGAATGTGGTGATGACTTAAGGAACGGCCAAGCACTTTATGCTTTGGATAGACAGTGGCATATTTATTGCTTTAAGTGTCATGAATGTTCTGCCGTGCTTCATGGCGAATATATGGGAcg GGATGGTGTTCCTTATTGTGAAAAAGATTATCAGAAGCTCTTTGGGGTCAAATGTACATACTGCAGTAGATTTATATCTGGAAAAGTCTTAcaa GCTGGTGATAATCATCACTTTCATCCAACATGTGCAAGATGTGCCAAGTGTGGTGATCCATTTGGGGATGGTGAAGAAATGTATTTACAAG gcgGAGCAATTTGGCATCCACGTTGTGGGCCCAGTCCGACTGAAAATGGCACTATAATAAATGGAG GATCAAGTGCCATGCTCAACGGACATTGCAATGACCCTGAAGAGTATGATCGAATCAGTTGTTCAGCTGCTAGTGAAAcacag TTTTCATTACGATCTCGATCTCGTGCTTCAAGCTTTAATGGTTCATGTTATAATGGTTCATGTAATAGCATGAGTAGAAAG CACTACTATCGTGATATACCTGGAAGTCCAGGGCTATTGCTTCGAGAATATAAACCGTCCAATGTGCCTATAAGTCGTATCTACACTTATAGCTACTTGACTGAAGAGCCAACTCAAGGATATTTGAAACGCCCAATCGACCCATACGATAAGCAGCCAACATCGCCACATTTCCACAGACCAACAT CTTGTGGTAGTGTACGTGGAAGTAGTAAGTGTTCAACTTTACGTTCAGCTGGCAGTCGTTCTGGTATGAAAGCTTTGGTAGACAGTATTAGATCAGAGACTCCTAGACCAAAATCACCTCATAGTATGAACAATGAAGAACCTATAGAATTGGCTCACTACCCTGCTGCTAAACCTCCAGCACCTGgtgaaaaaccaaaaattgaaAGGGATGATTTTCCTGCTCCTCCTTGTCCATATACTGATCCag aaAAACGTAAAACATGGTTTGAAAGCTATAAAGGTATATCCGATGATGAAGATGAAGTTGATCAAAAAATGAATGCTGATAAAACAATAGATCATAAActaaag AAAGAAGAGGTAGAACTAAGTAAATTAGGATCAGGAATTGGAAAAGTATTTTTGCAAGAAGTTCGTGAACgcgaaaaacatcaaaaatggAAAGTTTCACATATTGATCCTCGTAATGCTTCAAGATGTCCTTCTGCTGCACGGGAACCAACTTATCGTCTAAGATATCAGTCACCAATAAATGCTT CACCATCTCGTAATTTGGACCATCAAAGACCATGGGAAGAAGAAGGTTATTTAGACTCAAGTTACAGATCATCAGTAGGACAATCTACTGGTGCTATTCCCAGTTATAACA TCGTAAGTGCACTACGCCATGTACCCAAACCTGGCTATGGCTTGGCGCCTAGTCGACGGTCAAACACTTTCAGCTCTGCGTACTGCGTCAAAAACCCTTCG gatGGGTTTTCCATAAACGGCTTAGacaataaaacacttagcacaGATTTTAACTGCGCTAGGTCTGACG TTTCTGCCGGATCTATATCTGAAGTGGATCAAGGCAACACG TGTTCTGAAATACCAGCATCATCTACATTCACTGGATCATTGCGCTATGTCACTAATATTCATCGTTCACTACCCAACATGTCTTCGTCGCATCACAATTCTGAACCTCCAAAAATTTATCCTTATCACTT